In Streptococcus respiraculi, one DNA window encodes the following:
- a CDS encoding GtrA family protein: MKKHLKAFFENEILSYLFFGVATTLVYILTRTSLFFLIPQTLLVVFIANCVAILFAFVTNDQIVFKQEWPGWPARLVKFISARITTLSLDMLLAYILVDAFPQFIGQFVNQDPPRINAIATLISQVLVIVLNYVLSKVFVFQNTKKDS, from the coding sequence ATGAAAAAACATCTAAAAGCATTTTTTGAGAATGAAATCCTATCCTATTTGTTTTTTGGAGTAGCCACTACTCTTGTCTATATCCTTACGAGGACCAGTCTTTTCTTCCTAATTCCTCAAACCCTCCTTGTTGTCTTTATTGCCAACTGTGTTGCCATTTTATTTGCCTTTGTCACAAATGACCAAATCGTCTTTAAACAAGAATGGCCAGGCTGGCCAGCACGGCTAGTCAAATTTATCTCTGCAAGGATTACGACCTTGTCGCTTGATATGCTACTGGCTTACATTCTTGTCGATGCCTTTCCACAATTTATTGGGCAATTTGTCAATCAAGATCCTCCCCGTATCAATGCTATCGCAACCCTCATCTCACAGGTTCTCGTCATTGTGCTGAACTATGTGTTGAGTAAAGTATTTGTCTTTCAAAATACAAAAAAGGACTCCTAA
- a CDS encoding YihY/virulence factor BrkB family protein has protein sequence MNRKKLWSSCKLFVTSFLDFYQSAELDLTGVAVAYYLIISVFPILLTLANLLPYLQIDVKQILEVLAEVFPEKLYPPAADMVVSILTRPSSSWLGIAIVTTLWTLSKSMAALQKAVNKAYGVDQHRDFIISRAVGMFLGIGLQGIIIFSVMMLAFGKTLLQLLSTKFHFDPLFDNLIDQTQLVAYIALFFALVMLYFFLPNVRIKKIRYVFPGSFFVLAIMATVGQVFGIYIDSYTNRFLDFRLVTSVVILVLMLWFIFVADILIIGAVLNATVQSLQVDEFDTRPGDIASIIQRIKARFLKNNDKKNS, from the coding sequence ATGAACAGAAAGAAGCTCTGGAGCAGCTGCAAGTTATTTGTCACCTCCTTTTTAGATTTTTACCAATCGGCTGAGCTTGATTTGACAGGTGTGGCAGTGGCTTACTACCTGATTATCTCAGTTTTTCCCATTTTGCTGACCCTAGCCAACCTCTTACCCTATTTACAGATTGATGTCAAACAAATTTTAGAGGTCTTGGCGGAGGTTTTTCCTGAAAAACTCTATCCGCCAGCAGCAGATATGGTCGTCAGTATCTTGACACGTCCATCATCGTCTTGGTTAGGAATTGCCATTGTGACAACGCTTTGGACCCTTTCAAAAAGCATGGCAGCTCTTCAAAAGGCAGTCAATAAGGCGTACGGTGTCGATCAGCATCGCGATTTCATCATCAGTCGGGCAGTTGGCATGTTTCTAGGTATTGGCTTACAAGGGATTATCATTTTTAGCGTGATGATGTTGGCATTCGGTAAGACCTTGCTCCAATTACTGTCTACCAAGTTTCATTTTGATCCCCTATTTGATAATCTGATTGATCAGACCCAACTGGTTGCCTACATCGCTCTCTTTTTTGCGCTGGTCATGCTTTATTTTTTCCTTCCCAATGTTCGCATCAAAAAAATCCGCTATGTTTTTCCAGGTTCCTTCTTTGTTCTAGCGATTATGGCGACGGTGGGTCAAGTGTTTGGCATCTATATTGATTCCTATACTAATCGCTTTCTGGACTTTCGCCTTGTGACCTCGGTCGTTATTTTGGTACTCATGCTTTGGTTTATTTTTGTGGCTGATATCCTCATTATCGGGGCAGTCTTAAATGCTACTGTCCAGAGCTTGCAGGTGGACGAATTTGACACTAGACCAGGTGATATTGCATCGATTATACAGCGCATCAAAGCACGATTTTTAAAAAATAATGACAAAAAGAACTCCTGA